A window from Thermomonas aquatica encodes these proteins:
- a CDS encoding SDR family NAD(P)-dependent oxidoreductase produces MTKTALITGASSGFGRAAAKKFIDAGWQVIATGRRAERLQALRDALGDALHPAVFDIRDEAAMRAALDALPERFRGIDLLVNNAGLAQGTKPAQDALLSDWKTMIDTNVTALVTLTHALLPTLIERKGAIVNVSSTAATYPYAGGNAYGGSKAFVSQFSLGLRADLHGTGVRVTALEPGMAETEFTLVRTHGDQAASDTLYKGAEPMTAGDIADTIFWIATLPPHLNINRLEMMPTRQSFAGFQVYRGT; encoded by the coding sequence ATGACCAAGACCGCCCTCATCACCGGCGCCAGCTCCGGCTTCGGCCGCGCCGCCGCGAAAAAATTCATCGACGCCGGCTGGCAGGTGATCGCCACCGGCCGCCGCGCGGAGCGCCTGCAGGCCCTGCGCGACGCACTCGGCGATGCGCTGCATCCGGCCGTCTTCGACATCCGCGATGAAGCCGCGATGCGCGCCGCGCTGGATGCCTTGCCGGAACGCTTCCGCGGCATCGACCTGCTGGTCAACAACGCCGGCCTGGCGCAGGGGACGAAGCCCGCGCAGGACGCGCTGCTGTCTGACTGGAAGACCATGATCGACACCAACGTCACCGCGCTGGTGACGCTCACGCATGCCTTGCTGCCGACGTTGATCGAACGCAAGGGCGCGATCGTCAACGTCAGCTCCACCGCGGCCACCTATCCGTACGCCGGCGGCAATGCCTACGGCGGCAGCAAGGCCTTCGTCAGCCAGTTCTCGCTGGGCCTGCGCGCCGACCTGCACGGCACCGGCGTGCGCGTGACCGCGCTGGAACCGGGCATGGCCGAAACCGAATTCACCCTGGTGCGCACCCACGGCGACCAGGCCGCGTCCGACACGTTGTACAAGGGCGCCGAGCCGATGACCGCCGGCGACATCGCCGACACGATCTTCTGGATTGCCACCCTTCCGCCGCATCTCAACATCAACCGCCTCGAGATGATGCCGACCCGGCAATCGTTCGCCGGCTTCCAGGTGTACCGCGGCACATGA
- a CDS encoding DMT family transporter: MNIFGALLVAVLIGAILPLQGLVNARLGMHVGGPVVAAFVSFLVGTLMLGLYLLATRTPIALQGSLKLPAWIWAGGVFGAIYVACFTLLVPRIGAAGMICLAVLGQVTASLLLDQFGVLQAPKPVDWMRLLGALLVLVGVLLVVAPWRTPAKPASAHSNGSSLR; encoded by the coding sequence ATGAACATCTTCGGCGCGTTGCTGGTGGCGGTGCTGATCGGCGCGATCCTGCCGCTGCAGGGCCTGGTCAACGCGCGGCTCGGCATGCATGTCGGCGGGCCGGTGGTCGCGGCCTTCGTCTCGTTCCTGGTCGGCACGCTGATGCTGGGCCTGTACCTGCTCGCCACCCGCACCCCGATCGCACTGCAGGGCAGCCTGAAATTGCCCGCATGGATCTGGGCCGGCGGCGTGTTCGGCGCGATCTACGTGGCCTGCTTCACCCTGCTGGTCCCGCGCATCGGCGCGGCCGGGATGATCTGCCTGGCGGTGCTCGGCCAGGTCACCGCCTCGCTGCTGCTCGACCAGTTCGGCGTGTTGCAGGCGCCCAAGCCGGTGGACTGGATGCGCCTGCTTGGCGCCCTGCTAGTCCTGGTCGGCGTGCTGCTAGTGGTGGCGCCGTGGCGCACGCCGGCGAAACCCGCCAGCGCTCACTCCAACGGTTCGTCGCTGAGGTAG
- a CDS encoding YifB family Mg chelatase-like AAA ATPase, with amino-acid sequence MGLAIVHSRARVGVRAPDVRVEVHLAGGLPSMNIVGLPEAAVREAKDRVRAAIQCAQFEFPARRITVNLAPADLPKDGGRYDLAIALGILAASGQLSADGLEAWEFLGELALTGEIRAVDGVLAAAIAVGQAGRKLLVAPANGHEAALACNVEVRTARTLLEVCAALDARKELPLAQALPCHETRQADLADVRGQVQARRALEIAAAGSHHLLFAGSPGSGKTLLASRLCGILPEPSQAEALEAASIASASGRGLDLAHWRQRPFRAPHHTASAVALVGGGADPRPGEISLAHHGVLFLDELPEWSRHALEVLREPLESGSVTVSRAARQCEFPARFQLIAAMNPCPCGWAGDPSGRCLCNDEAIRRYRARISGPLLERIDLHVEVPRLPATALRHDAAPGESSAVVRARVLRARRLQEARCGTTNARLDQAQTDAHCRLAGRDFALLERAVESLQLSARSLHRILRVARTIADLAGCESIETPHLTEAIGYRRLERGRERAAA; translated from the coding sequence ATGGGTCTTGCGATCGTGCACAGCCGTGCGCGGGTCGGCGTGCGCGCGCCCGACGTCCGCGTCGAAGTCCACCTGGCCGGCGGATTGCCGTCGATGAACATCGTCGGGCTCCCGGAAGCGGCGGTGCGCGAAGCCAAGGATCGCGTGCGCGCGGCGATCCAGTGCGCGCAATTCGAATTCCCGGCGCGGCGCATCACCGTGAACCTCGCGCCGGCCGATTTGCCGAAGGACGGCGGCCGTTACGACCTCGCCATCGCACTGGGCATCCTCGCCGCCAGCGGGCAGCTGTCGGCCGACGGGCTGGAAGCCTGGGAATTCCTCGGCGAGCTCGCGCTCACCGGCGAGATCCGCGCGGTGGACGGCGTGCTCGCTGCCGCGATCGCGGTGGGCCAGGCCGGGCGCAAGCTGCTGGTGGCGCCCGCCAACGGCCATGAGGCGGCGCTCGCTTGCAACGTGGAGGTGCGCACCGCGCGCACCCTGCTGGAAGTCTGCGCGGCGCTGGACGCACGCAAGGAACTGCCGCTCGCGCAGGCGCTGCCCTGCCATGAAACCCGGCAAGCGGACCTCGCCGACGTGCGCGGGCAGGTCCAGGCCCGGCGCGCACTGGAGATCGCGGCGGCCGGATCGCACCACCTGCTGTTCGCCGGCTCGCCCGGCAGCGGCAAGACCCTGCTGGCCTCGCGGCTGTGCGGGATCCTGCCGGAACCCTCGCAAGCCGAGGCACTGGAAGCGGCCAGCATCGCCTCCGCCAGCGGGCGCGGCCTGGATCTCGCGCACTGGCGGCAACGCCCGTTCCGCGCCCCGCACCACACCGCCAGCGCGGTCGCCCTGGTCGGCGGCGGCGCCGATCCGCGCCCCGGCGAGATCTCGCTGGCGCACCATGGCGTGCTGTTCCTCGACGAACTCCCGGAGTGGAGCCGGCATGCGCTGGAAGTGCTGCGCGAGCCGCTGGAGTCCGGCAGCGTGACCGTCTCGCGCGCGGCGCGGCAATGCGAATTCCCGGCGCGCTTCCAGTTGATCGCGGCGATGAATCCCTGCCCCTGCGGCTGGGCCGGCGATCCGTCCGGCCGCTGCCTGTGCAACGACGAGGCGATCCGCCGTTACCGCGCGCGCATCTCCGGACCGCTGCTGGAACGGATCGACCTGCACGTGGAAGTGCCGCGCCTCCCGGCGACGGCCTTGCGCCACGACGCCGCCCCGGGCGAATCCAGCGCGGTCGTGCGCGCACGCGTGCTGCGCGCACGCCGGTTGCAGGAGGCGCGCTGCGGCACCACCAACGCGCGCCTCGACCAGGCCCAGACCGATGCGCACTGCAGGCTGGCCGGACGCGACTTCGCCCTGCTGGAACGCGCCGTCGAGAGCCTGCAGCTGTCGGCGCGCTCGCTGCACCGCATCCTGCGGGTCGCGCGCACCATCGCCGACCTGGCCGGCTGCGAAAGCATCGAGACCCCGCACCTCACCGAGGCGATCGGCTATCGGCGGCTGGAGCGCGGGCGCGAACGTGCCGCCGCCTGA
- a CDS encoding SPOR domain-containing protein — translation MAARRGKTQARRNGSNGLPGWAWLVIGILIALLAVLIAPRFLKSGDGDGFLRIGPKPNPDALPAAVDENADAIAPDVATNAPADAAKPKATQYDFYTLLPGEEVAVSDAELAASAKAEADAQARAAQAAKPSTGTDDAAALPKPIMEAPVADNSTTAATKPAETATTTSAPATTVANDARYILQAGAFGASGDAETVKAKIAMLGLNARVESAQIGGKTVYRVRMGPYGSASELAEAKSKLAGGGLPAMAVKTN, via the coding sequence ATGGCGGCACGACGCGGCAAGACCCAGGCACGACGCAACGGTTCCAACGGCCTGCCCGGCTGGGCCTGGCTGGTGATCGGCATCCTCATCGCGCTGCTGGCGGTGCTCATCGCGCCGCGCTTCCTGAAGAGTGGCGATGGCGACGGCTTCCTGCGCATCGGCCCCAAGCCGAACCCGGATGCGCTGCCCGCGGCGGTCGACGAGAACGCCGACGCGATCGCGCCGGACGTCGCCACCAATGCGCCGGCCGACGCCGCCAAGCCGAAGGCCACCCAGTACGACTTCTACACCCTGCTGCCGGGCGAGGAAGTCGCGGTCAGCGATGCCGAACTGGCCGCCAGCGCGAAGGCCGAAGCCGATGCGCAGGCGCGTGCCGCGCAAGCGGCGAAGCCGTCGACCGGCACCGACGACGCGGCTGCATTGCCGAAGCCGATCATGGAAGCGCCAGTCGCCGACAACAGCACCACCGCCGCTACCAAGCCGGCCGAGACCGCAACCACGACGTCCGCGCCAGCCACCACGGTCGCGAACGACGCGCGCTACATCCTGCAGGCCGGCGCGTTCGGCGCCTCCGGCGACGCGGAAACGGTGAAGGCGAAAATCGCCATGCTGGGCTTGAACGCGCGCGTCGAATCGGCGCAGATCGGCGGCAAGACCGTATACCGCGTGCGCATGGGGCCGTACGGCAGCGCCAGCGAGCTGGCCGAGGCCAAGTCCAAGCTGGCCGGCGGCGGCCTGCCGGCGATGGCGGTCAAGACCAACTGA
- a CDS encoding putative peptide maturation dehydrogenase produces the protein MLIRRCAVVWLEPREIANFQFDDLLAGGTGIVSRLAWFAHAPYLSMAVEVDAEHVPLLGALGPVDWVERDMLDARIGPDAVDGLLEAGLLLAKPTGDDAPADEGFRAIGWHAPAAVAHMAARWEGIDGPQGMAEQDVDTNEGLLRNHGAPPPHVIPSLQPDAEIGLPRIERDAFDALLDTRATCRNFDTDAVVPLATFSQLMARVFGARGIGRPAPGFDVYKRTSPSGGSLHPTDCYLIVQRVEGIAPGLYRYRIDTHALEPVTPRIEAPQSGDVGTRALDGAPARAWRKEELRAFARIAVAGQDFFADAPVLCVLAPRFHRNFWKYRNHAKAYRVCVLDVGHLSQTLQLCATQAGLGPFVTGAINEVDLERAFGMTPYTQSPLAVCGFGQRAATLVKSEFDPNRLVWPRD, from the coding sequence ATGTTGATCAGGCGCTGCGCCGTGGTGTGGCTGGAGCCACGCGAGATAGCGAACTTCCAGTTCGATGACCTGCTTGCGGGCGGAACCGGCATCGTCAGCCGGCTGGCGTGGTTCGCGCACGCACCGTACCTGTCGATGGCAGTGGAGGTCGATGCCGAGCACGTGCCGCTGCTGGGCGCGCTAGGACCGGTGGATTGGGTCGAGCGGGACATGCTGGATGCGCGCATCGGGCCCGATGCGGTGGACGGATTGCTCGAAGCGGGATTGCTGTTGGCGAAGCCGACCGGTGACGACGCGCCTGCCGACGAGGGCTTCCGCGCGATCGGCTGGCATGCGCCGGCCGCCGTGGCGCACATGGCCGCGCGCTGGGAAGGCATCGACGGTCCGCAAGGCATGGCCGAACAGGACGTGGATACGAACGAAGGATTGCTGCGCAATCACGGCGCGCCGCCGCCGCATGTGATCCCATCGCTGCAGCCCGATGCGGAGATCGGCTTGCCGCGCATCGAACGCGACGCGTTCGACGCCTTGCTCGACACCCGCGCGACCTGCCGCAACTTCGATACCGATGCGGTTGTTCCGCTGGCGACGTTTTCGCAACTGATGGCGCGCGTGTTCGGCGCGCGCGGCATCGGCCGCCCAGCGCCCGGCTTCGACGTGTACAAGCGCACCAGCCCGTCGGGCGGCTCGCTGCACCCGACCGACTGCTACCTGATCGTGCAGCGGGTGGAGGGCATCGCGCCAGGCCTGTACCGCTACCGCATCGATACACATGCGCTGGAACCGGTGACGCCACGCATCGAGGCACCGCAATCCGGCGATGTCGGTACGCGCGCGCTGGACGGCGCGCCTGCACGCGCATGGCGCAAGGAGGAGCTGCGCGCCTTCGCCAGAATCGCCGTAGCCGGGCAGGACTTCTTCGCCGATGCGCCGGTGTTGTGCGTGCTGGCGCCGCGCTTCCATCGCAATTTCTGGAAGTACCGCAACCATGCCAAGGCCTACCGCGTCTGCGTGCTCGACGTCGGCCACCTTTCGCAAACGCTGCAGCTGTGCGCGACGCAGGCCGGGCTTGGGCCGTTCGTGACCGGCGCGATCAACGAGGTCGACCTCGAGCGCGCGTTCGGCATGACCCCATATACGCAGAGTCCGTTGGCCGTCTGCGGCTTCGGCCAGCGCGCGGCGACGTTGGTGAAATCCGAATTCGATCCCAATCGACTGGTCTGGCCGCGCGACTGA
- a CDS encoding P-II family nitrogen regulator: protein MKMVMAIIKPFKLDDVREALAEAGVAGITATEVKGFGRQKGHTELYRGAEYVVDFLPKIKLEVAVTDDQVDVVSEAIIKAAGTGKIGDGKIFVWDLERVERIRTGELDGDAL, encoded by the coding sequence ATGAAAATGGTCATGGCGATCATCAAGCCGTTCAAGCTCGACGACGTGCGCGAGGCCTTGGCCGAGGCCGGCGTGGCCGGGATCACCGCCACCGAGGTCAAGGGCTTCGGCCGCCAGAAGGGCCATACCGAGTTGTACCGCGGCGCCGAATACGTGGTCGATTTCCTGCCCAAGATCAAGCTGGAAGTGGCGGTCACCGACGACCAGGTCGACGTGGTCAGCGAGGCGATCATCAAGGCCGCGGGCACCGGCAAGATCGGCGACGGCAAGATCTTCGTCTGGGATCTGGAGCGGGTGGAGCGGATCCGCACCGGCGAGCTGGACGGCGACGCGCTCTAG
- the speA gene encoding arginine decarboxylase — protein MSDWSLDLARKTYSIPHWSEGYYEVDGGGRIAVRPKGAAGPAVALPDVVDTAMAQGAKLPMLVRFPDVLGDRLGKLQAAFAQAQKDWDYPGGYTAVYPIKVNQHQGVAGTLASHHGEGFGLEAGSKPELMAVLALSRPGGLIVCNGYKDREYIRLALIGRKLGLQTFIVIEKPSELKLVLEEAQALGVQPGLGVRMRLASLGAGKWQNSGGDKAKFGLNPRQLLDLWKRLRDAGMGDCLQLLHFHMGSQISNVRDIANGMREATRYFVELSKLGAKITHVDVGGGLGIDYEGTRSRSYNSVNYGIHHYASSIVQPLAEACAREELTPPRIVTECGRAMTAHHAVLVTNVSEVEKAPEGRVPDVHEDESHPVRQLRELHDEMGQRPAVEVFHEAASAHAEGLSLYALGQIDLTQRARIDDLFYAIAHAVKARLTYDEKSHRDLLDELNERLVDKYFVNFSVFESMPDVWAIDQVFPIVPIERLGEQPTRRGIIADLTCDSDGKIDTYVENEDLDSSLPLHELRPGERYRLGFFLVGAYQEILGDIHNLFGDTDAIEVKLNGDGYAITQQRRGDTTDVMLDYVGYKLDDLRRRYKALVGAADLGKGEAERLNEALERGLTAYTYLSDEPLE, from the coding sequence ATGTCCGATTGGTCGCTCGATCTTGCCCGCAAGACCTATTCGATCCCGCACTGGTCGGAAGGCTATTACGAGGTCGATGGCGGCGGACGCATCGCGGTGCGTCCCAAGGGCGCCGCCGGTCCCGCCGTGGCGCTGCCGGACGTGGTCGATACGGCCATGGCGCAGGGCGCCAAGCTGCCGATGCTGGTGCGTTTCCCGGACGTGTTGGGCGACCGCCTGGGCAAGCTGCAGGCCGCGTTCGCGCAGGCGCAGAAGGACTGGGACTACCCGGGCGGCTACACCGCGGTCTATCCGATCAAGGTCAACCAGCACCAGGGCGTGGCCGGTACCCTGGCATCGCACCATGGCGAGGGCTTTGGCCTGGAAGCCGGCAGCAAGCCGGAGCTGATGGCGGTGCTGGCGCTGAGCCGGCCCGGCGGCCTGATCGTCTGCAACGGCTACAAGGACCGCGAATACATCCGCCTGGCGCTGATCGGCCGCAAGCTGGGCCTGCAGACCTTCATCGTGATCGAGAAGCCCTCCGAGCTGAAGCTGGTGCTGGAGGAAGCGCAGGCCCTCGGCGTGCAGCCGGGCCTGGGCGTGCGCATGCGCCTGGCCAGCCTCGGCGCCGGCAAGTGGCAGAACAGCGGCGGCGACAAGGCCAAGTTCGGCCTCAACCCGCGCCAGCTGCTGGACCTGTGGAAGCGCCTGCGCGACGCCGGCATGGGCGACTGCCTGCAACTGCTGCATTTCCACATGGGCAGCCAGATTTCCAATGTGCGCGACATTGCCAACGGCATGCGCGAGGCCACCCGCTACTTCGTCGAGCTCAGCAAGCTTGGCGCGAAGATCACCCATGTGGATGTGGGCGGCGGCCTCGGCATCGATTACGAAGGCACGCGTTCGCGCAGTTACAACTCGGTCAACTACGGCATCCACCATTACGCGTCGAGCATCGTGCAACCGCTGGCGGAAGCCTGCGCGCGCGAGGAACTGACGCCGCCGCGCATCGTCACCGAATGCGGCCGCGCGATGACCGCGCACCATGCGGTGCTGGTCACCAACGTGTCGGAAGTGGAGAAGGCACCGGAAGGCCGCGTGCCCGACGTGCACGAGGACGAATCGCATCCGGTGCGGCAGTTGCGCGAACTGCACGACGAGATGGGCCAGCGCCCGGCGGTGGAAGTCTTCCACGAGGCCGCCTCCGCCCACGCCGAGGGCCTGTCGCTGTACGCGCTCGGCCAGATCGACCTCACCCAGCGCGCGCGCATCGACGACCTGTTCTACGCCATCGCCCACGCGGTGAAGGCGCGCCTGACCTACGACGAGAAGAGCCACCGCGACCTGCTCGACGAACTCAACGAGCGCCTGGTCGACAAGTACTTCGTCAACTTCAGCGTGTTCGAGTCGATGCCGGATGTGTGGGCGATCGACCAGGTGTTCCCGATCGTGCCGATCGAGCGCCTCGGCGAGCAGCCGACCCGCCGCGGCATCATCGCCGACCTGACCTGCGACTCCGACGGCAAGATCGACACCTACGTCGAGAACGAAGACCTCGACAGCTCGCTGCCGCTGCACGAGCTGCGCCCGGGCGAGCGTTACCGGCTCGGCTTCTTCCTGGTCGGCGCCTACCAGGAGATCCTCGGCGACATCCACAACCTGTTCGGCGACACCGACGCGATCGAGGTGAAGCTCAACGGCGACGGCTACGCGATCACCCAGCAGCGCCGCGGCGACACCACCGACGTGATGCTGGATTACGTGGGCTACAAGCTCGACGACCTGCGCCGCCGCTACAAGGCGCTGGTCGGCGCCGCCGACCTCGGCAAGGGCGAGGCCGAACGCCTCAACGAAGCGCTGGAACGCGGCCTGACCGCCTACACCTACCTCAGCGACGAACCGTTGGAGTGA
- a CDS encoding tetratricopeptide repeat-containing diguanylate cyclase yields MLLAWPALACAFAAPHPGTDEPTSTRAAAFDATLRKVTGPESLDSSSDAYDADLERLRALLPADDPARDVRFRSVYCGSSKWKDIERGLEYSDTALKLARDARDPASEARAILCRTNYIQLTSGTQRGLPEVEKAIALLQEGQEPQLLAEALEMRGDLLSLLGEQAKAMLDFQRARAAYRQAGIDREVEPLMLSMAVAYRRMGDSEQAERLIRAALQRMQDRNDWEGVATYLIQLGFLQGESGSQDKAFATFREAERVARQHGDAYNRNAAMLGLAEAQIALGDPDGALAMLAQARAGFAADRDTSNDDMLLMLTGQALARQGQHTAAMERYRQALPLIERNGNDRYLAMLYKAQAASQEALGWTASALSDYKRYADLQLKLQGKMRLEQGRMLEYEYEIRRRDFENRQLRAEADSKQQEVATLEAVRRWQSLAIVLAALFVALLSSLAWRQWRKSRHLRDLTLLDPLTGIANRPGIEREAARALDASARNGTPLSLLMLDLDHFKSINDRYGHAAGDKVLRATAAVWQAQLRGRDPLGRIGGEEFVVVCPDTTLEQALLVAGRLREAAHGLRFDDIDPTLAVSVSIGAAQARKSGDSCDALIDRADAALYRAKQQGRDRVES; encoded by the coding sequence ATGCTGCTGGCATGGCCAGCGCTGGCCTGCGCCTTCGCGGCGCCGCATCCGGGCACGGATGAGCCGACCAGCACCCGCGCCGCCGCCTTCGACGCGACCTTGCGCAAGGTGACCGGCCCGGAATCGCTGGACAGCAGCAGCGACGCCTACGACGCCGACCTCGAACGCTTGCGCGCGCTGCTGCCTGCGGACGATCCGGCGCGCGACGTGCGCTTCCGCTCGGTCTACTGCGGCAGCAGCAAGTGGAAGGACATCGAACGCGGCCTGGAGTATTCGGACACGGCGTTGAAGCTGGCCCGCGACGCCCGCGACCCGGCGTCGGAGGCGCGGGCGATCCTCTGCCGCACCAACTACATCCAGCTGACCAGCGGCACCCAGCGCGGCCTGCCCGAAGTGGAGAAGGCGATCGCGTTGCTGCAGGAAGGACAGGAACCGCAGCTGCTCGCCGAAGCGCTGGAGATGCGCGGCGACCTGCTCTCGCTGCTGGGCGAACAGGCCAAGGCGATGCTGGATTTCCAGCGCGCGCGCGCCGCCTACCGGCAGGCCGGGATCGATCGCGAAGTCGAGCCGCTGATGCTGAGCATGGCGGTCGCCTACCGGCGCATGGGCGACAGCGAGCAGGCCGAGCGCCTGATCCGCGCCGCGTTGCAGCGCATGCAGGACAGGAACGACTGGGAAGGCGTGGCGACCTACCTGATCCAGCTGGGCTTCCTGCAGGGCGAATCCGGTTCGCAGGACAAGGCGTTCGCGACCTTCCGCGAAGCGGAGCGCGTGGCGCGCCAACATGGCGACGCCTACAACCGCAACGCCGCGATGCTCGGCCTTGCGGAGGCGCAGATCGCCCTGGGCGATCCGGACGGCGCGCTGGCGATGCTGGCGCAGGCGCGCGCGGGTTTCGCCGCCGACCGGGACACCTCGAACGACGACATGCTGCTGATGCTGACCGGCCAGGCGCTGGCACGGCAGGGGCAGCACACCGCGGCGATGGAGCGGTATCGGCAGGCGCTGCCGCTGATCGAGCGCAACGGCAACGACCGCTACCTGGCCATGCTCTACAAGGCGCAGGCCGCCAGCCAGGAAGCGCTCGGCTGGACCGCGAGCGCCTTGTCCGACTACAAGCGCTATGCCGACCTGCAACTGAAACTGCAAGGCAAGATGCGGCTGGAACAGGGCCGCATGCTCGAATACGAATACGAGATCCGCCGCCGCGATTTCGAGAACCGGCAACTGCGCGCGGAAGCGGACAGCAAGCAGCAGGAAGTCGCCACCCTCGAGGCGGTGCGGCGCTGGCAATCGCTCGCCATCGTCCTCGCGGCGCTGTTCGTCGCGCTGCTGTCCTCGCTGGCATGGCGGCAATGGCGCAAGTCGCGCCACCTGCGCGACCTGACCCTGCTCGACCCGCTCACCGGCATCGCCAACCGGCCCGGGATCGAACGCGAGGCCGCGCGCGCGCTCGACGCGTCCGCCCGCAACGGCACGCCGTTGTCGCTGTTGATGCTCGACCTCGACCACTTCAAGTCGATCAACGACCGCTATGGCCATGCCGCCGGCGACAAGGTGCTGCGCGCCACCGCCGCGGTCTGGCAGGCGCAACTGCGCGGACGCGACCCCCTGGGGCGGATCGGCGGCGAGGAATTCGTGGTGGTCTGCCCGGACACCACCCTCGAACAGGCGTTGCTGGTGGCGGGACGCCTGCGCGAGGCCGCGCACGGCCTGCGCTTCGACGACATCGACCCGACGCTCGCCGTCAGCGTCAGCATCGGCGCCGCGCAGGCGCGCAAGTCCGGCGACAGCTGCGACGCATTGATCGACCGCGCCGATGCCGCGCTGTATCGCGCCAAGCAGCAAGGGCGCGATCGGGTCGAGAGCTAG
- the speE gene encoding polyamine aminopropyltransferase gives MTETTWLHENFDKAGSSIGFRVTRKLDEVQSPFQHIEIYESTDWGNVMLIDGAMMLTTRDNFLYHEMMSHPALFTHADPKRVVIIGGGDCGTLREVLRHPGVVKATQCDIDEQVTRMAEKYFPELCESNHDPRAELLFDDGLAYMANCEPGSVDIVIVDSTDPVGPAEGLFNKAFFADCHRALKDDGILVQQSESPLVLLDLIKEMRAEMGKAGFASFQTLPFPQPCYPTGWWSCTMAKKAANADFGFREADVRGKGFATAYYSADLHKGVQALPPFVAAALAG, from the coding sequence ATGACCGAGACCACCTGGTTGCACGAGAACTTCGACAAGGCCGGTTCGTCGATCGGCTTCCGCGTGACCCGCAAGCTGGACGAGGTGCAGTCGCCGTTCCAGCACATCGAGATCTACGAATCGACCGACTGGGGCAACGTCATGCTGATCGACGGCGCGATGATGCTGACCACCCGCGACAACTTCCTCTACCACGAGATGATGTCGCACCCGGCGCTGTTCACCCACGCCGACCCGAAGCGCGTGGTGATCATCGGCGGCGGCGACTGCGGCACCCTGCGCGAAGTGTTGCGCCACCCGGGCGTCGTGAAAGCCACCCAGTGCGACATCGACGAGCAGGTCACCCGCATGGCGGAGAAGTATTTCCCCGAACTGTGCGAATCCAACCACGACCCGCGCGCCGAGCTGCTGTTCGACGACGGCCTGGCCTACATGGCGAACTGCGAACCGGGCAGCGTGGACATCGTGATCGTCGATTCCACCGATCCTGTCGGCCCGGCCGAAGGCCTGTTCAACAAGGCGTTCTTCGCGGACTGCCACCGCGCGCTGAAGGACGACGGCATCCTGGTGCAGCAGAGCGAATCGCCGCTGGTGCTGCTGGACCTGATCAAGGAAATGCGCGCGGAGATGGGCAAGGCCGGCTTCGCCAGCTTCCAGACCCTGCCGTTCCCGCAGCCCTGCTACCCGACCGGCTGGTGGAGCTGCACGATGGCGAAGAAGGCCGCGAACGCCGATTTCGGCTTCCGCGAGGCCGATGTCCGCGGCAAGGGCTTCGCCACCGCCTACTACAGCGCCGACCTGCACAAGGGCGTGCAGGCGCTGCCGCCGTTCGTTGCGGCGGCGCTGGCGGGCTGA
- the ubiK gene encoding ubiquinone biosynthesis accessory factor UbiK has translation MIDLAQLDELARRLSGLVPPGLRGHLSEETREELQQNFKSVLQAGLGKLDLVTREEFEVQRAVLARTREKLEALERDVAALAGDAPATPARDTPQH, from the coding sequence ATCATCGACCTCGCCCAACTCGACGAACTCGCCCGCCGCCTCAGCGGCCTGGTACCGCCCGGCCTGCGCGGGCATCTCTCCGAGGAGACGCGCGAGGAACTGCAGCAGAACTTCAAGTCGGTGCTGCAGGCCGGCCTCGGCAAGCTCGACCTGGTGACCCGCGAGGAATTCGAGGTGCAGCGCGCGGTGCTGGCGCGCACCCGCGAGAAACTGGAAGCGCTGGAACGCGATGTCGCCGCGCTCGCCGGCGACGCGCCGGCCACGCCTGCCCGCGACACGCCGCAGCACTGA